AGTTTGGACCGAGGAGCAGTCGGTAAACTACATTCAGTGCAgacaaaattacttttttatccATTGCATGCACAAGAAATCAAATCTCTGTATCACAATGATTTCAATAAAACCTTTTATGGGGACAAATTACCGTAGATCATTAGTAGGGAACaaaaaaggaggatcgcatcaGCAATGGGAGACAGTAGTCTTGACACGTGCTTTTtaacttaaaacacaaaaaactcagCTACAGCTGGTAAGATTTATGGtataaaccagactttcacagtctgcatctttacagggttttttctgcttttgttcactcctagTGTGATTAAAAAACATCAAACCACAGAGCCCACTAACTATTAGTCGCTTTTACCCCCCTAAAAAgtcagttgactgagagaaatgcagTCCATTATTGTGAAGGCTGAAGGAGATGTGCTCCATAGTCAAACTTACATTTCCTTAACTTACATCCTATGTTTGGTTTAATCCCTTTGATGGAAAATTGGTTAAACCGTTGCTCATCTTATGTCCGAATGACGGCAGATAATTCTGATGAAACTGACCCGTAAGCACTTTGCAGCTGAGTCGAGGGCTCGTGGAAATAAGGTCAAGGAGGTGTCCGGCGTGAGTGCGGCCTGACATTCCATTTGCGACAGCTGCCAGACACATTAGTGCAACTGTGAGCAGCAACTCCTGTATATTGAACATAAGAAAAGTAATGTGTAGTGCTAAACCGAGATTCCAGGGCTCATGCTTATATGGTTCAAAAACAGGTTAGTTTAGCGATCGTGTAACTGTGTCCTTGACCTTTTTACCGGTTTGAGGAGTTGGTTCTCTGGTCCAGATATTTGGGACGGTTCAAATGCTGAGTctccaaatgcaaacaaaatgatattttccacattatttcttaaatgtgtataaatGGGATGTCcgataaaagtaataaacaataaatgtaaatcagtttttttaACTGTGCAGACCCACACCAGTGAAagcgataaaaaaaaaaaaacgttcaTGACTTTAAAGAGATTATGAACAAAACgcattacattttgtttttttttgctacatTAACAACTTTTCCAACTCTGATTTCCTGCAGGACCAACACGGACATCACTCCAGACTGAAATCCACTTCAGACGGCACACGCAACATGTTCAAGCATGCACGGAGGCCTTTCAGTAAATGTAAGAAGATGGTTAAGGTGAGAGATTGCTATTCTGTCTTTTACATCGCCACAAAGGGAGGACTAAatgccaaaaaagagaaaagttttttaaaaaatgacgcTTTAAAACAGTTCGAGTATCTTTGTGTTTACGGGGAGAAGGGAATAACTGCGGCCGAGGCTCTGAAAAGAGACGGTCGCTTCGCCGATGACCTGGGCTACTTTGAGCTGGTTAACATCGACGACGAACGTAAGACTGAGTGCACAGACATAATTGATTGTCTGGACAATAAGAAATTCCAGATATGTTTTCCACAGGGAGCAGATACAGATGTAGCCATCCTAGGACAGCAGAAACCTCCATACGCATCAAATAATGCAAAGCGCAGCGGTGGAATGACATCGGTCTTAGATGTAGCACGACAGAACGGATTGAGTCTAAAAACGTCAATCAAAGAAACGGGCAGCAGCATTGACCGTAAGGAGGTTTACAATCTACTTTGTCAGCAGTATCCGCGTCTGAAACGATGGATGGAGAGTAGATTCCCCAAAAATTCTTTCCAGGAAGCACTGAAATACAGGAAGGAGAACTTTGGAAAGAGCCGACAGCCTTTTACTGAAATTCGCAGCATTATGTTGCTGCTCGAACTGAGCGAGTCAGTTTGTCTCATAACCGGTTCCTTCATAAAGCAAGGCACAGGCTTTGTGCTATTTGACAACTTTGTCTTGACCAACGCCCACTTATTCGACTACTGGGTTAAATCAAACACACCTAACTGGCGTGAACTTGTAAACGTTACCGTGGTCTTTAACTTTGAAGACCAAGAGTCAGACAGGAACAACCTCGGCGCTAAGGTGTTCATCGGCGACGATAAGTTAGATTATGTCATACTTAAGCTAGAAACAGAGAAAGTGCCGCCGGGGCTCCTTAAGAGATTTGGGCCTGTACCTTCAGACGGCGAGGCCTGTGTCGTCGGACACCCGGGAGGAGGAGTGAAAAAAATGAGTCCTACGTGGGTCGTGGAGAAAGAGAGGCGAGAGAATAATGACAATTTAGAAGACTGCGACGAATTTTGCAGTCTGTGTGAAACCAATCAGCAGATCAAAAACGACCCGTATGAAAATATCTACGTCACCTACAACACTCTCATGTACcacggctctttcggctccccgGTTTTCGATGCTGACGGACGAGTGTTTGGTTTGCACAGCGGCGGGTTTTTCTACGGGTTTCCGAACCTTAGCGAGAATGTGATTGAGTACGCCTTCCCTCTGCTCACTATATTTGAAAGCTTTGTGGATAATCTGAAGTTACGCCCcgttacaataacctcagtttaaccaataaaagtgggtatcatctgcatagcagtgaaaagcCTTTAATAAATCCCAAGCCTCACTTGAATACATACGTAACAAGCGTTAAGAATTACCtagtttgcatttttattaattaattgattgattgggaattaaaaataatacaataaagaCAACACACTAGTTCTCATGAATTCTTTATTAGGTTTTTTCATGTAGGATTAAATTGACAGCTTGTAAAGGTGAAACGACAAGGTCCATCCTACCTGTGTCAGAAAAGCGCCAAAGTTAGAGCTGCTTACATTTAATCATTTGTCGGTAACATATGTGAAAAGAGAATTTGTAAAAGTAGTCACCTGTCCCGGTTGCTTCTTGCAGGATGTGGAAGCGGCTTAATCACCTGCTTAAGAGCAGACCAGCGTGCCTGGTTAGGGGAGTATGGTTAGATAGTAACGGTTGAAACATATGTTATTGATTTGTTTATAGTACGTTTTggaaatatgtatatgtttgttATGTGCTCTAATGTTATTGTACGTTAATGCTTTCATTTTGATTAGTTAACACCCATACTCGGGCTAGTCCGGATGCTCACCCGAATAGGTAGAGTATAAAAGGAAgccattttgggttttttttagtggGTTGTGCTGTTAATACGTGCCTTCTTTAATAAAGTGCCAGTCTCGCGTCATATTATTGGAAGGAACCCATGACTGCCGGCCAAAAACTGACAGGTTGTGATCTCGGTGAAGAGGTAGATACGCAGAGACAACATGAGTATGAGAGGGCGTGGCTTGAGGAAATGAGACTGGGTATAATACTTCAGAACATAAAAATACAATGCAAGAACATAACtttaaaaatggtgttttttgggggatgtgaaataaataaaaaacctcGCAGCCTCAAAACAGAAGCTGTATCCAAACAGCCTTTAATAAATCCCAAACTTTACTTGAATACATACAACCAGCGTTAAGAATTACAACGTCTTCAGCATCTACAgtgaggtcacacacacacacacacacacacacacaaagtagaaAAACTGATTTCATTACACTAGTTGAGCAATGAAAAATCATGCAACCACTCAGCTAATCTTAAAGgctcataaaataaaaaaattatcacAAAGTTAAACGTATCGAGTCTggcaaaactaaaaacaaaactacgataaaataaaaaaggaaacacaaattGTCCTTGCTTTTTCCAAAAAAGGGTGAAAATGGTTGTCAAGAGCCCCATACCCTTTGTCGTAATAATAACTAGTGAAAAACTAAGAATTTGTAAAATAAGAGTTCATCTGTACAAAACAGGCAAACAAACTACTGCGATCATTCTGTCTCTACACAGCCATCTCCTCAGAATCTGTTTTACTCTCAACTTCCTGCAACAACGCGCCAGGTTTGCCTTGCTTTGACCCCACAACAGAGGCTATAATGTTTTCTAGGTGAGGATTTCCCTTCGCTTCCTCCTCAACTCTTTCCAATGCCTCCCCATACCCATCTTTCTTCAGATTATCCACAAAGCTTTCAAATATAGTGAGCAGAGGGAAGGCGTACTCAATCACATTCTCGCTAAGGTTCGGAAACCCGTAGAAAAACCCGCCGCTGTGCAAACCAAACACTCGTCCGTCAGCATCGAAAACcggggagccgaaagagccgtgGTACATGAGAGTGTTGTAGGTGACGTAGATATTTTCATACGGGTCGTTTTTGATCTGCTGATTGGTTTCACACAGACTGCAAAATTCCTCGCAGTCTTCTAAATTGTCATTATTCTCTCGCCTCTCTTTCTCCACGACCCACGTAGGACTCATTTTTTTCACTCCTCCTCCCGGGTGTCCGACGACACAGGCCTCGCCGTCTGAAGGTACAGGCCCAAATCTCTTAAGGAGCCCCGGCGGCACTTTCTCTGTTTCTAGCTTAAGTATGACATAATCTAACTTATCGTCGCCGACGAACACC
This sequence is a window from Pelmatolapia mariae isolate MD_Pm_ZW linkage group LG8, Pm_UMD_F_2, whole genome shotgun sequence. Protein-coding genes within it:
- the LOC135933510 gene encoding serine protease FAM111A-like; its protein translation is MFKHARRPFSKCKKMVKVRDCYSVFYIATKGGLNAKKEKSFLKNDALKQFEYLCVYGEKGITAAEALKRDGRFADDLGYFELVNIDDERKTECTDIIDCLDNKKFQICFPQGADTDVAILGQQKPPYASNNAKRSGGMTSVLDVARQNGLSLKTSIKETGSSIDRKEVYNLLCQQYPRLKRWMESRFPKNSFQEALKYRKENFGKSRQPFTEIRSIMLLLELSESVCLITGSFIKQGTGFVLFDNFVLTNAHLFDYWVKSNTPNWRELVNVTVVFNFEDQESDRNNLGAKVFIGDDKLDYVILKLETEKVPPGLLKRFGPVPSDGEACVVGHPGGGVKKMSPTWVVEKERRENNDNLEDCDEFCSLCETNQQIKNDPYENIYVTYNTLMYHGSFGSPVFDADGRVFGLHSGGFFYGFPNLSENVIEYAFPLLTIFESFVDNLKLRPVTITSV